The following are encoded in a window of Cucurbita pepo subsp. pepo cultivar mu-cu-16 chromosome LG12, ASM280686v2, whole genome shotgun sequence genomic DNA:
- the LOC111806712 gene encoding F-box/kelch-repeat protein SKIP30-like: MSGLIEGLPDAISIRCLAFVPYYLHPKLELVSRSWKAAIRSTELFRARQEVGSSEDLLCVCSYDPNNTWQLYDPLQNLWMTIPELPSKIRHLANFGAVSTSQKLFVLGGCGDAIDPVTGDRDDNSSTNEVWSFDPVTRTWSLRAPMLVPRSTFACCVVDGKIVVAGGFTSISKSTSQAEMYDNEKDVWIPLPDLLHTHDSTCIGLMIGGKMNIMYGGVSTVQVFDSLELKWRVEDYGWLPGHKAVVGGSLYTMSQGLVFKQEERDVQAVVSASQFVQRIGMAIVGFRGELYVIGGVVRPERFDGDLVKLSDVHVLKVRNEKPSWCCAAPMSQCSGTVLGCTVLRI; the protein is encoded by the coding sequence ATGTCTGGTTTGATTGAAGGACTACCTGATGCAATTTCCATAAGATGTCTTGCTTTTGTTCCATATTATCTCCACCCCAAGTTGGAACTCGTTTCTCGCTCTTGGAAAGCAGCTATTCGTAGCACCGAACTGTTTAGAGCTCGACAGGAAGTTGGTTCGTCCGAGGATTTACTATGTGTGTGTTCTTATGATCCAAATAATACATGGCAGCTTTATGACCCTCTTCAGAACCTTTGGATGACCATCCCTGAACTTCCCTCTAAAATAAGGCACCTTGCAAATTTTGGCGCGGTCTCCACTTCTCAAAAGCTGTTTGTGCTCGGTGGCTGTGGCGATGCTATTGATCCAGTGACCGGTGACCGTGATGACAACTCTTCAACCAACGAGGTCTGGTCGTTTGACCCTGTAACTCGAACGTGGTCCCTGCGAGCACCAATGCTCGTGCCACGTTCTACGTTTGCCTGCTGTGTTGTGGATGGGAAAATTGTAGTAGCAGGTGGCTTCACCAGCATATCAAAATCAACTTCTCAGGCAGAAATGTATGACAATGAGAAGGATGTTTGGATTCCATTACCCGATCTACTTCACACCCATGATTCAACCTGCATTGGCTTGATGATTGGAGGAAAAATGAACATTATGTACGGGGGGGTCTCCACGGTGCAAGTTTTTGACAGTTTGGAGCTGAAATGGAGAGTTGAGGATTACGGCTGGCTTCCCGGCCACAAGGCTGTGGTTGGAGGTTCACTCTACACCATGAGCCAAGGACTTGTCTTCAAGCAGGAGGAACGAGACGTGCAGGCTGTTGTTTCCGCGTCTCAGTTTGTCCAAAGGATCGGTATGGCAATAGTCGGGTTTAGAGGTGAATTGTATGTAATTGGAGGCGTAGTTCGCCCCGAACGCTTCGATGGTGACCTTGTAAAACTATCTGACGTGCATGTTCTTAAGGTGAGGAATGAGAAGCCAAGTTGGTGTTGTGCTGCTCCTATGAGCCAATGCTCTGGGACTGTTCTTGGGTGCACGGTGTTGAGAATATAG
- the LOC111806710 gene encoding guanine nucleotide-binding protein-like NSN1, which yields MVKRSKKSKSKRVTLKKKYKIIRKVKEHHKKKAKEAKKLSFKGKSKVEKDPGIPNDWPFKEQELKALEARRARALDEMEQKKAARKERAQKRKLGLLDDDNMPSADQSLVEIKDVDKSVGSARNRDNSDRVFYKELVKVIEASDVILEVLDARDPLGTRCIDMEKMVMKAGPDKHLVLLLNKIDLVPREAVEKWLNYLREELPAVAFKCSTQEQRSNLGWKSSKTSKTKTSNLLQRSDCLGAETLIKLLKNYSRSYEIKKSITVGVIGLPNVGKSSLINSLKRSHVVNVGATPGLTRSMQEVHLDKNVKLLDCPGVVMVRSKENEPSIALRNCKRIEKLEDPVAPVKEILKLCPSKTLVTLYKLSSFDTVDDFLQKIAVIRGKLKKGGIVDVEAAARIVLHDWNEGKIPYYTMPPVRSQVEPSEARIVSELGKEFNIDEVYGGESSFIGSLKSVDDFSSVEVPPSCPLNFDENIMQEPKNGNDQPSTQDDEVLENASDNSDDESMEQEEDDDEGKTKGQDATSRQNEKLYSAEGILNTKMRRAEKKRRKKANNNSKSSMSTDAMEDDDYDFKVDFKKN from the exons ATGGTGAAGAGGAGCAAAA AGAGTAAAAGCAAGAGGGTAACGTTAAAGAAGAAGTACAAGATCATTAGGAAGGTGAAGGAGCATCACAAGAAGAAGGCGAAGGAAGCGAAGAAGCTAAGCTTCAAGGGGAAGAGCAAAGTTGAGAAGGACCCAGGTATTCCCAATGATTGGCCCTTCAAGGAACAGGAGCTCAAAGCTCTTGAAGCTCGTCGTGCCCGTGCTCTTGATGAGATGGAACAAAAGAAAGCTGCTCGGAAGGAGAGg GCTCAAAAGAGGAAGTTGGGATTGCTAGATGATGATAATATGCCTTCTGCAGATCAAAGTTTAGTAGAGATAAAGGATGTAGACAAATCTGTAGGGTCTGCCCGGAATCGTG ATAACTCAGACAGGGTTTTCTACAAGGAATTGGTCAAAGTTATTGAGGCATCAGATGTTATTTTAGAAGTTTTGGATGCACGTGATCCCCTTGGCACCCGTTGTATTGATATGGAGAAGATGGTGATGAAAGCGGGTCCTGATAAGCATCTTGTACTACTTCTGAACAAAATTG ATCTTGTTCCTCGAGAGGCGGTGGAGAAGTGGCTTAATTATCTGAGAGAAGAATTGCCTGCCGTTGCTTTCAAGTGTAGCACGCAAGAACAAAGGTCCAACTTAGGTTGGAAATCTTCGAAGACATCCAAAACGAAAACGAGCAATTTGTTGCAGAGAAGTGACTGTCTTGGAGCTGAAACACTAATTAAATTGTTGAAGAATTATTCAAGAAGTTATGAG attaaaaaatcaattactGTGGGTGTTATTGGCTTGCCAAATGTTGGCAAAAGCAGTCTTATCAATAGTCTGAAGAGATCCCATGTTGTCAACGTTGGTGCTACGCCAGGATTAACTAGATCGATGCAAGAGGTCCATTTGGACAAGAATGTCAAATTGTTGGATTGCCCTGGTGTTGTGATGGTAAGGTCTAAGGAAAATGAGCCATCTATAGCTTTGCGGAATTGCAAAAGAATAGAGAAGTTGGAAGATCCCGTTGCTCCTG TTAAGGAGATCTTGAAGCTTTGCCCATCCAAAACCTTGGTAACTCTGTATAAGCTTTCAAGCTTCGATACCGTCGACGATTTTCTGCAGAAGATAGCAGTTATTCGAGGCAAACTTAAGAAGGGGGGAATTGTGGATGTTGAAGCTGCTGCTAGAATTGTTCTACATGACTGGAACGAAG GCAAAATTCCATATTACACAATGCCCCCAGTTAGGAGTCAGGTAGAACCTTCAGAGGCAAGGATTGTCTCAGAGCTTGGGAAAGAGTTCAACATTGACGAGGTTTATGGTGGCGAATCTTCATTCATTGGAAGCCTCAAATCCGTTGATGATTTCAGTTCTGTTGAAGTTCCCCCAAGTTGTCCACTGAATTTTGATGAGAATATTATGCAAGAGCCAAAG AATGGAAATGATCAACCATCTACACAAGACGACGAAGTCCTGGAGAATGCATCGGACAATAGCGACGACGAGTCAATGGAgcaggaagaagacgatgacgagGGCAAAACGAAAGGACAAGATGCAACTAGCAGGCAAAACGAGAAGCTGTATTCAGCAGAAGGTATTCTGAACACAAAAATGAGGAGAgcagagaagaagaggagaaaaaaagcAAACAATAATAGTAAATCATCAATGTCTACAGACGCTATGGAAGATGATGATTATGACTTTAAAGTGGATTTCAAAAAGAATTAA
- the LOC111806711 gene encoding sucrose-binding protein-like, whose protein sequence is MASKIYLLLLLLSVTVGCLAFKDPELEQCKHQCRVQQKFGEKQKRDCEKMCDEYHKMKKEREREEGRYYESEEEREEEYGESNPYVFDDEHFGERVETGEGRIRVLQRFTQRSELLRGIDNYRVSLVEANPSTFVSPSHFDAEIILFVAEGRGTITVIKEKRQSFDVECGDVFRVPSGAPFYFINKDEHQKLKIVKLLQSTSVPGSFEIFQPGGENPESFYTAFSWDLLEAAFKIPKDKLKRFFEQQKEGTIIKASREQIRSLSRPEEFIPRIWPFSEGDTERPFNLLKQDPWQSNKFGRLFEADPGEFRQLRDLNVAVAFANMTKGSMMTPHYYSKATKIAVVVDGEGGFQMACPHLSSSSGGGGRWSEREHKRTGEGTYQKIRGRLRRGVVFIIPAGHPFSVFASPNHNLQIVCFEVNAYGNTKYLLAGKDNIVNKMESVARELGFNTPGREVERMFRQQEEEFFLPGPNQQEHEWTDA, encoded by the exons ATGGCTTCCAAAATCTACCTCCTCCTCCTACTGCTATCTGTCACCGTCGGCTGCCTCGCTTTCAAAGACCCTGAGCTGGAGCAGTGTAAGCACCAGTGCAGGGTCCAGCAGAAGTTCGGCGAGAAGCAGAAGCGCGATTGCGAGAAAATGTGCGATGAGTACCATAAGATgaagaaggaaagggagagagaagaaggaaggtaTTACGAAAgcgaagaagaaagagaagaagagtaTGGAGAGAGTAATCCGTATGTGTTTGATGATGAGCATTTCGGAGAGAGGGTTGAAACAGGGGAGGGTAGAATTAGGGTTCTTCAGAGATTCACTCAGCGATCGGAGCTTCTTCGTGGGATCGATAATTATAGGGTTTCGTTGGTGGAGGCCAATCCTTCCACGTTCGTGAGTCCCTCCCATTTCGATGCTGAAATCATTCTGTTCGTCGCTGAGG GACGAGGTACGATCACAGTGATCAAGGAAAAGAGACAAAGCTTTGATGTTGAATGTGGAGATGTTTTCAGAGTTCCATCTGGAGCTCCCTTTTACTTCATAAACAAGGACGAACATCAGAAGCTCAAGATTGTTAAGCTTCTTCAATCCACCTCTGTTCCTGGAAGTTTTGAG ATTTTCCAGCCAGGCGGTGAAAACCCAGAATCATTCTACACAGCTTTCAGCTGGGACTTGCTTGAAGCAGCCTTCAAG ATTCCAAAAGATAAGTTGAAGAGATTTTTCGAGCAACAAAAAGAGGGGACCATAATCAAGGCTTCTAGAGAACAGATCCGATCTCTTAGCCGACCTGAAGAATTCATCCCAAGGATTTGGCCCTTCTCAGAAGGTGACACTGAGCGTCCATTCAATCTGCTCAAGCAAGATCCATGGCAGTCGAATAAGTTCGGTCGTCTCTTTGAAGCCGATCCTGGTGAGTTCCGCCAGCTTCGAGACCTCAATGTTGCTGTCGCCTTCGCCAACATGACCAAA GGTTCAATGATGACTCCTCACTATTACTCCAAAGCCACGAAGATAGCCGTGGTGGTGGACGGCGAAGGGGGGTTCCAAATGGCGTGTCCGCACCTTTCATCATCGTCTGGGGGAGGTGGCCGGTGGTCGGAGCGAGAGCATAAGCGGACGGGCGAGGGGACTTACCAAAAGATTAGAGGGCGGCTGAGACGTGGGGTGGTGTTCATAATTCCGGCAGGTCATCCTTTTTCAGTCTTTGCCTCTCCAAACCACAATCTTCAGATTGTTTGCTTTGAAGTCAATGCCTATGGCAACACCAAGTATCTTCTAGCAG GGAAAGATAACATAGTGAACAAGATGGAGAGCGTAGCAAGAGAGTTGGGATTCAACACACCTGGAAGAGAAGTTGAAAGAATGTTCAGACAGCAAGAAGAGGAGTTCTTCCTCCCAGGACCAAACcaacaagaacatgaatgGACTGATGCCTGA
- the LOC111806411 gene encoding type I inositol polyphosphate 5-phosphatase 4-like isoform X1, with amino-acid sequence MRDENSKKNKFSWPKTLVKKWFNMKNKAEDFVSDEIAYRGGDQEWRNRETCTVKKSKTDRSNKRYPDRTRRGKIDLNATQVTDVQNYRVFVSTWNVAGKSPPNCLNLEDWLHTSPPADIYVLGFQEIVPLNAGNVLGTEDNGPAKKWLALIRKTLNSLPGTSGSCRTPSPIPDPIVELEADFEGATRQKGSSFFHRRSFQSLSRSMRMDNDMSVPQPRLDRRFSVCDRVMLGHQPCDRDPSYRWGSSDDENGDSPIASHYSPFSYNGFLPMEDRDIRHSGHSRYCLVASKQMVGVFLTVWVQNDLRDDIRNMKVSCVGRGLMGYLGNKGSISISMSLHQTSFCFICTHLTSGQKEGDELRRNSDVMEIIRKTRFPRVHGMGDENSPQTILEHDRIIWLGDLNYRIALSYRSAKALVEMQNWKALLENDQLRLEQRRGHVFERWNEGKIYFPPTYKYSNNSDRYAGDTRHPKEKRRTPAWCDRILWYGRGLHQLSYVRGESRFSDHRPVYCMFLAEVESINHSRIKKSMSYSSSRIEVEELLPCMYGHPEMNF; translated from the exons ATGAGAGATGAGAATTCGAAGAAAAACAAG TTTTCATGGCCTAAAACACTGGTTAAGAAGTGGTTCAATATGAAGAACAAGGCTGAGGATTTTGTTTCAGATGAAATAGCTTACAGAG GTGGCGATCAAGAGTGGAGGAACAGGGAGACGTGCACTGTCAAGAAAAGCAAAACAG ACCGATCCAACAAACGGTATCCAGATCGAACCCGGAGAGGCAAGATTGACCTCAATGCTACACAAGTTACTGACGTGCAAAATTACAG GGTTTTTGTTTCTACTTGGAATGTGGCTGGTAAGTCTCCTCCTAATTGTTTGAATCTCGAAGACTGGCTTCATACGTCGCCTCCAGCAGATATCTATGTTCTTGG GTTTCAAGAAATTGTTCCTTTGAATGCTGGTAATGTGTTGGGCACAGAAGACAATGGTCCAGCCAAGAAATGGTTGGCTTTGATTAGGAAGACTCTGAACAGTCTTCCTGGCACGAGTGGGAGTTGTCGCACGCCATCTCCTATCCCCGACCCAATTGTGGAATTAGAAGCTGATTTCGAAGGAGCAACGAGGCAGAAGGGTTCGTCGTTTTTCCATCGAAGATCGTTTCAATCACTGAGCCGCAGCATGAGAATGGACAATGACATGTCTGTGCCACAACCACGACTCGATCGACGGTTCAGTGTCTGTGATCGGGTTATGCTTGGACATCAACCGTGTGATCGTGATCCCAGTTACCGATGGGGATCCTCAGATGATGAGAATGGAGATTCGCCCATTGCCTCACATTATTCACCTTTCTCTTATAATGGTTTTCTTCCCATGGAGGATCGAGATATTAGGCATTCCGGTCATTCGAGGTACTGTTTAGTTGCTAGCAAACAAATGGTTGGCGTATTTTTGACCGTATGGGTGCAGAACGATCTCCGTGATGACATTCGAAACATGAAAGTATCTTGCGTCGGTCGAGGATTAATGGGTTATCTTGGAAATAAG GGATCCATTTCAATTAGTATGTCTTTGCACCAAACAAGTTTCTGCTTCATCTGCACTCATCTGACCTCGGGTCAAAAGGAGGGTGACGAACTTCGGAGAAACTCCGACGTCATGGAGATTATCAGAAAAACACGGTTTCCTCGAGTCCACGGCATGGGAGACGAGAACTCTCCTCAGACAATTTTAGAGCACGA TCGAATTATTTGGCTCGGGGACTTGAATTATCGGATTGCATTGTCGTATCGATCGGCAAAGGCTCTCGTGGAGATGCAAAATTGGAAGGCGTTGTTAGAGAACGATCAG TTACGACTCGAGCAAAGACGGGGCCATGTCTTTGAGAGATGGAATGAAGGAAAGATATACTTTCCTCCCACGTACAAGTACTCAAATAATTCAGACCGATATGCCGGAGATACGAGGCACCcgaaggagaagagaagaactCCTGCTTG GTGCGATCGCATACTATGGTACGGAAGAGGCCTTCACCAACTGTCGTATGTACGTGGAGAATCAAGATTCTCAGATCATAGACCCGTGTACTGCATGTTCTTAGCCGAGGTCGAATCTATAAACCATAGCCGCATCAAGAAAAGTATGAGCTACTCGAGTTCCCGAATCGAAGTAGAAGAGCTGTTGCCTTGTATGTATGGACACCCTGAAATGAACTTCTGA